The following proteins are encoded in a genomic region of Gimesia sp.:
- a CDS encoding SDR family oxidoreductase: MRFRDRVVIVTGGSKGIGEGCSRVFCAEGGHVAILARGIQAGQALARELNAAGPGKAMFVQCDVGEHEQLRSAIELVVEQYGRLDCIINNAGVHPPAMSLEETSIEEMEQLMRVNFLSTFAGAKYALPHLRKTKGTIINMSSITAVLGQHHSTAYCSTKGAQVSFTKSLAIELGEAGIRVNAILPSNIDTPLMHDWAATLPDPQTALKRVEELQVFKRMGTIEEMGKLALFLATEDSSFITGQAIEAEGGASLDY; the protein is encoded by the coding sequence ATGAGATTTCGAGATCGCGTCGTGATTGTCACCGGTGGCAGCAAGGGGATCGGCGAAGGCTGTTCCCGTGTCTTTTGTGCAGAGGGTGGCCACGTGGCGATACTGGCCCGGGGCATTCAGGCAGGTCAGGCACTGGCACGCGAACTGAACGCAGCCGGCCCCGGAAAAGCGATGTTCGTGCAATGTGATGTCGGTGAGCACGAACAGCTCCGCTCCGCAATCGAACTGGTCGTCGAGCAATATGGACGACTTGACTGCATCATCAATAATGCCGGCGTGCATCCGCCCGCGATGTCTCTGGAAGAAACCAGCATCGAAGAGATGGAACAGCTGATGCGTGTCAACTTTCTCAGTACCTTCGCGGGGGCCAAATACGCGTTACCTCACTTGCGGAAAACCAAAGGGACGATCATCAATATGTCGTCGATTACCGCAGTCCTGGGGCAGCATCACTCAACGGCTTACTGCTCCACCAAAGGCGCGCAGGTCAGCTTTACCAAATCACTGGCGATTGAACTGGGTGAAGCAGGCATCCGCGTGAATGCAATTCTCCCCAGTAATATTGACACCCCGCTGATGCATGACTGGGCAGCAACTCTGCCCGATCCTCAGACCGCATTGAAACGCGTCGAAGAACTGCAGGTCTTCAAGCGGATGGGAACCATCGAAGAGATGGGCAAACTGGCTTTGTTCCTGGCCACCGAGGATTCCAGTTTTATTACCGGACAAGCCATTGAAGCCGAAGGGGGCGCCAGCCTCGATTACTAA
- a CDS encoding DUF1080 domain-containing protein, whose protein sequence is MTGLKRVFRVLVVFMFLGTAYHTYANLVEEYKNGLIWEEPKVVETAPHQPPSDAIVLFDGKNMDQWKGGDKWKIKDGYVVADKQSIETKQSFGDCQLHIEFATPAKVEGNGQGRGNSGVFLMGSYEVQILDSYDNKTYFDGQAAAIYKQYPPLVNACRKPGEWQSYDIIFNAPRFNEYGQLVKPAYLTVIQNGVVVQNHTELQGATYYHQPPFYTAHEDKLPIELQFHKNPVKFRNIWIRELAEIHPVGCVCPE, encoded by the coding sequence ATGACTGGTCTGAAACGCGTTTTTCGTGTTCTCGTTGTTTTCATGTTTCTGGGAACCGCATATCACACATACGCCAACCTGGTCGAAGAATACAAGAATGGTTTGATCTGGGAAGAACCCAAGGTTGTGGAAACTGCCCCGCATCAGCCTCCATCCGATGCGATCGTTCTCTTCGATGGAAAAAATATGGATCAATGGAAGGGGGGCGACAAGTGGAAGATCAAAGACGGGTATGTCGTCGCTGACAAACAGAGCATTGAAACCAAACAGTCATTCGGCGACTGTCAACTGCACATTGAATTCGCGACTCCAGCCAAAGTCGAAGGTAATGGCCAGGGGCGTGGCAACAGTGGTGTGTTTCTGATGGGGAGTTATGAAGTCCAGATTCTCGATTCGTATGACAACAAAACCTACTTCGACGGTCAGGCCGCTGCCATCTACAAGCAGTATCCGCCACTGGTGAATGCCTGTCGCAAGCCGGGTGAATGGCAGTCCTATGACATCATTTTCAACGCACCCCGCTTTAATGAGTACGGCCAGCTGGTCAAGCCCGCGTACCTGACCGTCATTCAGAACGGCGTTGTCGTACAAAACCACACGGAACTGCAGGGAGCAACTTACTACCACCAGCCGCCCTTCTATACGGCCCATGAAGACAAGCTGCCCATTGAGTTGCAGTTTCACAAGAATCCGGTCAAATTCCGGAATATCTGGATTCGCGAACTGGCAGAAATTCATCCCGTCGGCTGTGTCTGTCCTGAGTAA
- the xylB gene encoding xylulokinase gives MAVFLGVDVGTSGTKTLAMQEDGTILASATEEYPLFSPHPGWSEQNPEDWWQATIKSIRKVLKTGKIKAADVKGIGLSGQMHGSVFLNKKHEVIRPALLWNDQRTAAECAEIEQRAGGRKKLIKLVANPALTGFTAPKILWLRNHEPKHFDKTVQVLLPKDYIRFRLTGEFATEVSDASGTLLLDVKQRNWSRPLLSKLELDDSLLPDVYESEDVSGHLTADAAGLLGLSKGVAVVGGGGDQAAGAVGNGIVKKGVISATMGTSGVVFAHSDEVQIDPEGRVHTFCHAVRDKWHVMGVVLSAGGSLQWYRNQLCEQQVAEAKRKKVDPYELISAQAEQAPPGSEGLFFLPYLTGERTPHADPDARAAWIGLSLRHGRSHLGRAVMEGATYAMRDSLEIIKELNIPVREIRLSGGGARSPFWRQLQADIYGQKVVTINAEEGPAYGVALLAAAGTGAYKDVVEACSSTIRVVQSTSVNSKAKGIYNKAYPVFQGLYSSLKEDFPRINQLLK, from the coding sequence ATGGCTGTTTTTCTGGGTGTGGATGTGGGAACCAGTGGTACCAAGACACTGGCGATGCAGGAAGATGGAACCATTCTGGCGTCTGCGACGGAAGAGTACCCGCTCTTTAGTCCGCACCCCGGCTGGTCGGAACAAAACCCGGAAGACTGGTGGCAGGCAACAATCAAGAGCATACGGAAGGTCCTCAAGACGGGCAAAATCAAAGCCGCAGACGTCAAAGGGATCGGGTTGAGCGGGCAGATGCACGGCAGTGTGTTTCTGAATAAGAAGCACGAAGTCATCCGCCCTGCTTTACTGTGGAATGATCAGCGTACCGCAGCTGAGTGTGCGGAGATCGAACAGCGGGCCGGCGGTCGTAAAAAGCTGATCAAGCTGGTCGCCAATCCGGCCCTGACCGGGTTCACCGCGCCCAAGATTCTCTGGTTGCGTAATCATGAACCGAAACATTTCGACAAGACCGTGCAGGTTCTGCTGCCCAAAGACTATATCCGTTTCCGTCTGACCGGCGAATTCGCGACCGAAGTCAGCGACGCATCCGGTACTCTGCTGCTGGATGTCAAACAGCGGAACTGGAGTCGTCCTTTGTTGAGTAAGCTCGAACTGGATGACAGTCTGCTGCCCGACGTTTATGAATCCGAAGATGTCAGCGGGCATCTGACCGCTGACGCAGCCGGTCTGCTGGGACTCTCCAAGGGAGTCGCAGTCGTCGGCGGTGGAGGAGACCAGGCTGCGGGAGCCGTGGGGAACGGCATCGTCAAAAAAGGTGTGATCTCGGCGACGATGGGAACCAGCGGCGTGGTCTTTGCACACAGCGATGAAGTGCAGATCGATCCTGAAGGACGCGTGCATACGTTCTGCCATGCGGTTCGCGATAAGTGGCACGTCATGGGCGTAGTTCTCTCAGCCGGGGGAAGTCTGCAGTGGTATCGCAATCAGTTGTGCGAACAGCAGGTGGCGGAGGCAAAACGGAAGAAGGTCGATCCATACGAACTGATTTCCGCCCAGGCAGAGCAGGCACCTCCCGGAAGTGAAGGCCTGTTCTTTCTGCCTTACCTGACCGGCGAGCGGACACCCCATGCCGATCCCGATGCGCGGGCTGCCTGGATTGGGCTGAGCTTAAGACATGGTCGCTCCCATCTGGGGCGGGCAGTCATGGAAGGCGCCACCTACGCGATGCGGGACTCACTGGAAATTATCAAGGAACTGAATATTCCGGTCAGGGAAATTCGACTCTCGGGGGGTGGTGCCCGCAGCCCCTTCTGGAGACAGCTGCAGGCGGATATCTACGGTCAGAAGGTGGTGACCATCAACGCGGAAGAAGGACCAGCTTACGGGGTGGCGCTGCTGGCAGCCGCGGGAACCGGGGCCTATAAAGATGTGGTCGAAGCCTGTTCATCCACCATTCGGGTGGTGCAGAGTACGAGCGTAAACTCAAAGGCGAAAGGCATCTACAACAAAGCCTATCCCGTTTTTCAGGGGCTCTACTCCTCGCTTAAGGAGGATTTTCCCCGCATTAATCAGCTCTTAAAG